Proteins encoded within one genomic window of Mycolicibacterium monacense:
- a CDS encoding LysR substrate-binding domain-containing protein — translation MTGIVTVGLLESVLDVVAAPFTAAVTRRHPGIELRLLTAYSGHLQQWLDAGDVDLSLLYNMRSTSSVHARPLLHEAMWAVAPPDAGLRTDEPVDLAALARHPIVMPVAGHGLRVIIDQACARATVSLDVAVETNSMRLQKQLVIAGYGWTILPSAGVADDVARGILSAAPVSAPTMSRLVVLGRQRSGRIPPAVETVAHELVEVIHSVVASGAWPSAELIEGGPTRDGSVVREGARIRTPVYDPVDA, via the coding sequence GTGACCGGCATCGTGACGGTCGGGCTCCTCGAGAGCGTGCTGGACGTCGTGGCAGCGCCGTTCACGGCGGCCGTCACCCGACGTCATCCAGGGATCGAATTGCGGTTACTCACAGCGTATTCCGGTCATCTGCAGCAGTGGCTGGACGCCGGGGACGTCGACCTGTCTCTGCTGTACAACATGCGCAGTACATCATCGGTGCATGCGCGTCCGCTGTTGCATGAGGCGATGTGGGCGGTGGCGCCACCGGACGCGGGACTGCGCACCGATGAGCCGGTGGATTTGGCGGCACTCGCCAGACACCCGATCGTGATGCCGGTGGCCGGGCACGGCCTGCGCGTCATCATCGACCAGGCGTGTGCCCGCGCGACCGTCAGCCTGGACGTGGCTGTCGAAACCAACTCGATGCGCCTGCAGAAACAGCTGGTGATCGCCGGTTACGGCTGGACGATTCTGCCTTCCGCCGGCGTCGCCGACGACGTGGCCCGCGGGATCCTGAGCGCCGCGCCGGTGTCTGCGCCGACGATGTCACGCCTGGTGGTGCTGGGCCGGCAGCGCAGCGGGAGAATCCCGCCGGCGGTCGAAACAGTGGCTCACGAGCTGGTCGAGGTCATTCACTCAGTCGTTGCCTCCGGTGCCTGGCCATCTGCCGAACTGATCGAGGGTGGGCCGACTCGAGACGGGTCAGTTGTGCGCGAAGGAGCCCGGATCCGCACGCCGGTGTACGACCCGGTCGATGCGTGA
- a CDS encoding acyl-CoA dehydrogenase family protein: MYTFNEEEAAIVALVGQFVDREVKPVVRELEHANTYPEALIDQMKQMGIFGLAIPQPWGEANVSVPCYAAVTEELARGWMSLAGAMGGHTVVAKLLLTYGTEEQKDRYLPRMATGDIRATMALTEPGGGSDLQAMTTHARRDGGHYVINGAKTWITNARRSQLIALMCKTDRTAVPAHRGVSILLVEKGPGFEVSRDLPKLGYKGVESCELSFDDFRVPETALLGSEEGHGFAQMMRGLEIGRIQVASRALGVARAALEDSLRYVQERETFGKPIWQHQSIGNYLADMATRLTAARQLVQFAARRYESGDRADMEAGMAKLFASETAMQIALDAVRIHGGYGYSTEFDVERYFRDAPLMIVGEGTNEIQRNVIARELIRRHPIKS, from the coding sequence ATGTACACGTTCAACGAAGAAGAAGCCGCGATTGTCGCGCTCGTGGGCCAGTTCGTCGACCGCGAAGTCAAACCCGTGGTCCGGGAGCTCGAGCATGCAAACACCTATCCGGAAGCACTCATCGACCAGATGAAGCAGATGGGCATCTTCGGGTTGGCGATTCCCCAGCCCTGGGGCGAGGCCAATGTCTCCGTGCCCTGCTACGCAGCCGTCACCGAGGAGCTCGCGCGGGGCTGGATGAGTTTGGCCGGCGCAATGGGCGGACACACCGTGGTCGCGAAACTTCTCCTGACCTATGGCACGGAGGAGCAGAAGGACCGTTACTTGCCTCGGATGGCCACCGGCGACATTCGCGCCACCATGGCGCTCACCGAGCCCGGCGGCGGCTCGGATCTGCAGGCGATGACCACCCACGCCCGGCGCGACGGCGGCCACTACGTGATCAACGGCGCCAAGACATGGATCACGAACGCCCGCCGCTCACAACTGATCGCGCTGATGTGCAAGACCGACCGCACCGCGGTTCCCGCGCACCGTGGTGTGAGCATCCTGCTCGTGGAGAAGGGGCCCGGCTTCGAGGTGTCCCGCGACCTTCCGAAACTCGGTTACAAAGGCGTCGAGAGCTGCGAGCTGTCTTTCGACGACTTCCGCGTTCCGGAGACCGCCCTGCTGGGCTCGGAGGAAGGCCACGGCTTCGCGCAGATGATGCGCGGCCTGGAGATCGGCCGTATCCAGGTGGCCTCTCGTGCGCTGGGGGTGGCCAGGGCCGCCCTGGAGGACTCGCTGCGCTACGTCCAGGAGCGCGAGACGTTCGGAAAGCCGATCTGGCAACACCAGTCGATCGGCAATTACCTCGCCGACATGGCAACCCGGCTGACCGCCGCCCGCCAACTCGTGCAGTTCGCCGCGCGCCGTTACGAGTCCGGCGACCGAGCCGACATGGAAGCCGGAATGGCCAAACTGTTCGCCTCGGAGACGGCCATGCAGATCGCGCTGGACGCCGTCCGCATCCACGGCGGCTACGGCTATTCCACCGAATTCGATGTCGAACGGTATTTCCGTGACGCACCGTTGATGATCGTCGGGGAAGGGACCAACGAGATTCAGCGCAATGTCATTGCCCGGGAGCTCATCAGACGACACCCGATCAAGTCATGA
- a CDS encoding CaiB/BaiF CoA transferase family protein, protein MTGLAQPLEGITVVTLEHAVAAPFATRQLADLGARVIKVERPMVGDFARTYDRTVHGESSYFVWLNRGKESVEIDIKDAADRRLLDNLIDRADVFVQNLGPGVVDRIGLDASTLRARRPGLIHCSISGYGPGGPYTSKKAYDLLIQCEAGLLATTGTADTPSKVGISIADIATGMYAYTGILTALYTRGRTDEGATIDVAMLDALGEWMMQPVYFSVYGSQPTRRTGARHASIAPYGPYRVGETSTVFLGVQNDREWKALCERVINRPELVEDERFATNTARVTNDAEITGLLEEAFRASTADDVTARLDAAGIACAELRSPAGFAQHPQLAARNRWRAVATAGGTVNALLPPVTIAGHEAPMRPVPRLGEHNPAIRAEFGTTR, encoded by the coding sequence ATGACGGGACTCGCGCAGCCCCTGGAGGGCATCACGGTGGTCACTCTCGAGCATGCGGTGGCCGCGCCTTTCGCGACGCGGCAGCTTGCGGACCTAGGGGCCCGGGTGATCAAGGTGGAACGCCCCATGGTCGGCGACTTCGCCCGGACCTATGACCGGACGGTGCACGGCGAATCGAGCTACTTCGTCTGGCTCAACCGTGGTAAGGAAAGCGTCGAGATCGACATCAAGGACGCCGCCGATCGCCGATTGCTCGACAACCTCATCGACCGTGCCGACGTCTTCGTTCAAAATCTCGGCCCTGGGGTAGTCGACCGGATCGGCCTGGACGCTTCGACGCTGCGCGCACGCCGCCCCGGCCTCATCCACTGCTCGATATCCGGTTACGGACCCGGCGGCCCATACACGTCGAAGAAGGCCTACGACTTGCTCATCCAATGTGAGGCCGGACTGCTCGCCACCACGGGAACAGCAGACACCCCGTCGAAGGTCGGTATCTCCATCGCCGACATCGCCACCGGTATGTACGCCTACACCGGCATCCTGACGGCGCTCTACACGCGCGGGCGCACCGACGAAGGTGCCACGATCGACGTCGCGATGCTCGATGCATTGGGCGAATGGATGATGCAACCCGTGTACTTCAGCGTCTACGGAAGTCAACCGACGCGACGCACCGGGGCGCGGCATGCCTCGATCGCTCCCTACGGGCCGTATCGAGTGGGCGAAACTTCAACGGTGTTCTTGGGAGTGCAGAACGACCGTGAGTGGAAAGCGTTGTGTGAGCGCGTCATCAACCGCCCGGAACTCGTCGAAGACGAGCGGTTCGCCACCAATACGGCGCGGGTCACCAATGACGCCGAGATCACGGGACTCCTCGAAGAGGCATTCCGCGCGAGCACCGCAGACGATGTGACAGCGCGCCTGGACGCGGCCGGTATCGCCTGCGCGGAGTTGCGCAGCCCGGCCGGCTTCGCCCAACACCCTCAACTCGCGGCCAGGAACCGCTGGCGCGCAGTGGCCACCGCAGGAGGGACGGTGAACGCGTTGCTTCCGCCGGTCACGATCGCCGGGCATGAGGCACCGATGCGGCCGGTGCCGCGACTCGGTGAGCACAACCCCGCCATACGTGCCGAGTTCGGCACGACCCGCTGA